A portion of the Polaribacter cellanae genome contains these proteins:
- a CDS encoding bifunctional response regulator/alkaline phosphatase family protein has translation MSNIQILWVDDEIELLKPHILFLERKDYKVTTCTNGADAIDLVSENNFDIVFLDENMPGLTGLDTLAEIKQKQANLPVVMITKSEEEYIMEEAIGSKIADYLIKPVNPSQILLSLKKNLDNSRLVSEKTTSNYQQEFRKISMDLGMVNSYEDWIELYKKLIHWELELENISDPGMLGILESQKQEANSQFFKFIKKNYEDFLTAHDKPTFSHTLFKDYVVPELKKDQGVLWVVIDNLRYDQYRILEPLINNHYKKDEEYTYFSILPTATQYARNAIFAGLMPSEMEKRHPNYWKNDTEEGGMNLFENEFLTAQIKRLGLDIKHEYYKISSLKSGKELADNYNGTKENDLTAIVYNFVDILSHSKTEMEVIKELAGDDKAYRSLTLSWFKNSPLFEIIQKAQNLGQKLIITTDHGTINCKNPTKVIGDKNISSNLRYKTGRSLSYEEKDVYAVRNPKDIFLPTIAMNSPFIFAKEDLFFAYPNNFNHFVKYYKNTYQHGGISLEEVIIPCAVYSPK, from the coding sequence ATGAGCAACATACAAATTTTATGGGTTGATGATGAAATTGAATTATTAAAACCACACATTCTATTTTTAGAGCGTAAAGATTATAAAGTTACAACCTGTACAAATGGTGCTGATGCCATAGATTTAGTTTCCGAAAATAATTTTGACATTGTTTTTTTGGATGAAAATATGCCAGGTTTAACGGGATTAGATACACTTGCAGAAATTAAACAAAAACAAGCCAATTTACCTGTGGTAATGATAACCAAGAGTGAGGAGGAATATATTATGGAGGAGGCAATTGGTTCTAAAATTGCAGATTATTTGATAAAACCCGTAAATCCGAGTCAGATTTTGTTGAGTCTGAAGAAAAACCTAGACAATTCTCGTTTGGTTTCAGAAAAAACAACTTCCAATTATCAGCAAGAGTTTAGAAAAATTTCAATGGATTTGGGTATGGTAAATTCTTATGAAGATTGGATTGAGCTTTATAAAAAGCTAATTCACTGGGAATTAGAATTAGAAAACATTAGCGACCCTGGAATGTTGGGCATTTTAGAAAGCCAGAAACAAGAAGCAAATTCGCAGTTTTTTAAGTTCATTAAAAAAAATTATGAAGATTTTTTAACGGCACACGATAAACCGACTTTTTCGCATACTTTATTTAAAGATTACGTGGTTCCAGAGTTGAAAAAAGACCAAGGTGTTTTATGGGTTGTAATAGATAATTTACGTTACGACCAATATAGAATTTTAGAACCTTTAATTAACAATCATTACAAAAAGGACGAAGAATACACGTATTTTTCTATTCTGCCAACTGCAACTCAATATGCAAGAAATGCCATTTTTGCTGGATTAATGCCTTCAGAAATGGAGAAAAGGCATCCTAATTATTGGAAAAATGACACAGAAGAAGGTGGAATGAATTTGTTTGAAAATGAATTTCTAACAGCTCAAATAAAACGTTTAGGTTTAGATATTAAACACGAATATTATAAAATTTCTTCACTTAAAAGTGGAAAAGAATTGGCAGATAATTACAATGGAACCAAAGAAAACGATTTAACAGCAATTGTTTATAATTTTGTAGATATTCTTTCGCATTCTAAAACAGAAATGGAAGTAATTAAAGAATTAGCAGGCGATGACAAGGCTTATAGAAGTTTAACGTTGAGTTGGTTTAAAAATTCTCCATTGTTTGAAATCATCCAAAAAGCACAAAATTTAGGGCAAAAATTAATTATTACCACAGATCATGGAACGATAAATTGTAAAAATCCAACAAAGGTAATTGGCGATAAAAACATTAGTTCCAATTTGCGTTACAAAACTGGAAGAAGCCTTTCTTACGAAGAGAAAGATGTGTATGCTGTAAGAAACCCAAAAGATATTTTCTTGCCAACAATAGCTATGAATAGTCCTTTTATTTTTGCAAAAGAAGATTTGTTTTTTGCCTATCCAAACAATTTTAATCACTTTGTAAAATATTATAAAAACACATACCAACATGGAGGTATTTCTTTGGAAGAAGTAATTATTCCTTGTGCAGTTTATAGTCCGAAATAG
- a CDS encoding DUF1287 domain-containing protein, with protein MKKTFSILFLFLSINSAFAQVDEDKLSNSALELTKDKVVYDPSYFSIDYPNGDVPKGKGVCTDVVIRAYRKLGIDLQKEVHEDMKQNFDMYPKIWGLKRTDKNIDHRRVPNLMTFFSRKGTVKTNSKNPKDYIPGDIICWNLGGEITHIGIVVNKKSRDGKRFMIVHNIGAGQVLQDCLFDFKVIGHYRYND; from the coding sequence ATGAAAAAAACTTTCTCAATACTTTTTCTTTTCTTATCAATAAATAGTGCTTTCGCACAAGTTGATGAAGATAAACTATCAAACTCTGCTTTAGAACTCACAAAAGACAAAGTTGTTTACGACCCAAGTTATTTCTCTATTGATTACCCAAATGGAGATGTGCCAAAAGGAAAAGGCGTTTGTACAGATGTGGTAATTAGAGCTTATAGAAAATTGGGAATCGATTTGCAGAAAGAAGTTCATGAAGACATGAAACAAAATTTCGATATGTATCCTAAAATATGGGGATTAAAACGAACTGATAAAAATATAGACCATAGAAGAGTGCCTAATTTAATGACCTTTTTCTCTCGAAAAGGAACTGTAAAAACCAACTCTAAAAACCCAAAAGATTATATTCCTGGAGATATTATTTGTTGGAATTTAGGTGGTGAAATAACGCATATTGGAATCGTCGTAAATAAAAAATCTAGAGATGGAAAACGTTTTATGATTGTCCATAATATTGGTGCTGGACAAGTTTTACAAGATTGTTTGTTCGATTTTAAGGTAATTGGGCATTATAGATATAATGATTAA
- a CDS encoding type II toxin-antitoxin system VapC family toxin: MSIITELELLAYKGITDEEEKVIKEFVQQCRSITINDAIKQDTIRIRKTYNTKLPDSIIIATALHLDFPLITGDIEFKKVDELTLIFISELKKVQNSLKTKTVTVY, translated from the coding sequence ATTTCTATTATTACAGAATTAGAACTTTTAGCATATAAAGGAATTACAGATGAAGAAGAAAAAGTAATTAAAGAATTTGTTCAGCAATGTAGGTCTATTACTATAAATGATGCTATAAAACAAGATACAATTAGAATTCGTAAAACTTACAATACCAAATTACCAGATAGTATCATTATTGCAACAGCACTTCATTTAGATTTTCCATTAATTACTGGGGATATTGAGTTTAAAAAAGTAGACGAACTTACACTTATTTTTATATCAGAATTAAAAAAAGTACAAAACTCACTGAAAACTAAGACTGTAACTGTCTATTAA
- the tsaE gene encoding tRNA (adenosine(37)-N6)-threonylcarbamoyltransferase complex ATPase subunit type 1 TsaE, with product MNKNYSLEDLQEIAKAIITSVENKTLLFYGKMGVGKTTLIKEICKQLSVLDNISSPTFSLVNEYKTSQNTKVFHFDFYRIEDENEALDMGIEDYLYNNDWCLIEWPENVENLLPLESVAIHLSTLENGQRNIQLK from the coding sequence ATGAATAAAAACTATTCTTTAGAAGATTTGCAAGAAATTGCAAAAGCAATTATTACTTCAGTAGAAAATAAAACTTTATTATTTTACGGAAAAATGGGTGTTGGAAAAACAACACTTATCAAAGAAATTTGTAAGCAGTTAAGTGTTTTAGACAATATCTCCTCTCCTACTTTTTCTTTAGTTAACGAGTATAAAACGTCTCAAAACACTAAAGTTTTTCATTTCGATTTTTATAGAATTGAAGATGAAAATGAAGCGTTAGATATGGGAATTGAAGATTATCTATACAATAACGATTGGTGTTTAATTGAATGGCCAGAAAATGTCGAAAATTTATTACCTTTAGAATCCGTAGCAATTCATTTATCTACTTTAGAAAATGGGCAACGTAACATTCAACTAAAATAA
- a CDS encoding alanine dehydrogenase, protein MNSFSPFSKEELIPQEEKLEIKKQKGELFIGLPKETQLSEKRVCLTPDAVAALTTNGHRIVIETGAGDGSNYTDKEYSEAGAKISYNVEEAFKCNIILKVAPPTENEIKFINSNAILISSLQLKTQSKKYFECLAKKKITAIAFDYIKDEHDSYPIVKSLSEIAGTASILIAGELMSGVNKGNGLLFGNIGGVPPTSVVIFGAGTVGEYAARTAIGLGARVKVFDNSISKLRKLQDCLHTPIYTSTIQPKSVLKALMRCDVAIGAIRGKNRSPICATEEMIEKMKEGAVVVDVSIDRGGCFETSNVTTHKTPTFVKHGVIHYCVPNIPARYARTASVSISNIFTPYLLNIAEEGGFENTARFDKSLRNGMYFYHGILTNKTVADWFDLPFRDINLLIL, encoded by the coding sequence ATGAATTCATTTTCTCCATTTAGTAAAGAAGAACTAATTCCGCAAGAAGAAAAATTAGAAATTAAAAAGCAAAAGGGAGAATTGTTTATTGGCTTGCCAAAAGAAACACAATTAAGTGAAAAAAGAGTTTGTTTAACGCCAGATGCTGTGGCTGCTTTAACCACAAACGGACATCGAATTGTTATAGAAACTGGTGCAGGAGATGGTTCAAATTATACAGATAAAGAATATTCTGAAGCTGGTGCAAAAATATCTTACAATGTAGAAGAGGCTTTTAAATGTAATATTATTTTAAAAGTTGCACCACCCACTGAAAATGAAATTAAGTTTATAAATTCGAATGCGATTTTAATTTCTTCATTGCAATTAAAAACACAATCTAAAAAATATTTCGAGTGTTTGGCTAAGAAAAAAATTACAGCGATTGCTTTCGATTATATAAAAGACGAACACGATTCGTACCCAATTGTAAAATCGTTAAGTGAAATTGCAGGAACTGCTTCCATTTTAATTGCTGGCGAATTAATGAGCGGCGTTAATAAGGGTAATGGTTTATTATTTGGTAATATTGGTGGAGTTCCACCAACAAGTGTTGTAATTTTTGGAGCTGGAACTGTGGGTGAGTATGCTGCAAGAACAGCCATCGGTTTAGGTGCAAGAGTTAAAGTTTTTGATAATTCTATTAGCAAATTAAGAAAATTACAAGATTGTTTGCATACACCTATATACACTTCTACGATTCAGCCAAAGTCTGTTTTAAAAGCATTAATGCGTTGTGACGTTGCCATTGGAGCTATTAGAGGAAAAAATAGGTCGCCCATTTGTGCCACTGAAGAAATGATTGAAAAAATGAAAGAAGGTGCTGTTGTTGTAGATGTTAGTATTGATAGAGGTGGCTGTTTTGAAACCTCAAATGTAACAACACATAAAACGCCTACCTTTGTAAAGCATGGAGTTATCCATTATTGTGTACCAAATATTCCTGCGAGATATGCAAGAACAGCTTCTGTTTCTATTAGTAATATTTTTACTCCATATTTATTAAATATTGCTGAAGAAGGTGGTTTCGAAAATACTGCCAGGTTCGATAAAAGTTTAAGAAACGGAATGTATTTTTATCACGGAATTCTTACTAATAAAACAGTGGCAGATTGGTTCGATTTGCCTTTTAGAGATATTAATTTGTTAATTCTTTAA
- a CDS encoding LytR/AlgR family response regulator transcription factor yields MKLKCLVVDDEPLARELLKDYIERLNPTLILQDVCDNAIKAQGILSKNEIDILFIDIEMPNINGFDFIKSLNNPPYTVFTTAYSEFAVASYELNNVFDYLIKPIAFSRFIKTVNKFVDIVNNNSYVLNRENNYFKKISIPIEKEEKSKYLFLKQDGKIIKLDHSEIFFIESFGEYVKVNIKNKRVVSRLSLSKLMDNLPSNQFIRIHRSYIVNVKFITHIEGNQVVVCDDAKIPISRSKKDELLDFIKTHGYLD; encoded by the coding sequence ATGAAATTAAAATGTTTAGTGGTTGATGATGAGCCTCTGGCTAGAGAACTCTTGAAAGATTACATAGAAAGATTAAACCCAACATTAATATTGCAAGATGTTTGCGATAATGCAATAAAGGCTCAAGGTATTTTGTCTAAAAATGAAATTGATATATTATTTATAGATATTGAAATGCCAAATATAAATGGGTTCGATTTTATAAAATCTTTAAATAACCCACCTTATACTGTATTTACTACAGCTTATTCAGAGTTTGCAGTTGCCAGTTATGAGCTTAACAATGTTTTTGATTATTTAATTAAACCTATAGCTTTCAGTCGTTTTATTAAAACTGTCAATAAATTTGTTGATATTGTAAATAATAATTCATACGTTTTAAATAGAGAAAATAATTATTTTAAAAAAATATCTATACCAATAGAAAAGGAAGAAAAGAGCAAATATCTATTCTTAAAACAAGATGGGAAAATTATAAAATTAGATCATTCTGAAATTTTTTTTATAGAAAGCTTTGGAGAATATGTAAAAGTTAATATTAAAAACAAAAGAGTTGTTTCCCGATTATCGTTAAGCAAACTTATGGATAACCTACCTTCCAATCAATTTATTAGAATACATCGTTCATACATTGTAAACGTTAAATTTATTACTCATATAGAAGGAAATCAAGTGGTTGTTTGTGATGATGCAAAAATACCAATTAGTAGAAGTAAAAAAGATGAATTATTAGACTTTATTAAAACACATGGATATTTAGATTAA
- a CDS encoding sensor histidine kinase: MTPISRSQFKLVVQLIFWTLFLLLFILLEYVLNDELRENNIKVNTISRFVFDAIIFYFHYKYLSRLLLSQKKYLLYIASITVILFLAILEEMLFYSIYLKGGTYNISLSSRLFVEFMTTCVLIISSGAMYFSSEWVDAKHKEEILEKNNLKLEGELKFLKGQITPHFLFNILNSIYSLSYKNSPKAALMVDNLSKIMRYLIYEGAKNRVYLSKEIKLIQDYIRLYGTRFTTDNNIDFYHENILPHHKIAPMLLISFVENAIKHSDIYNNKNAWVKLEFILEDNTLFFTAKNSKPTNKNRILSNNIGNQNVIKQLQYIYPNAHSIEIKDNINDYNLKLTINL; encoded by the coding sequence GTGACACCAATATCTCGAAGTCAATTTAAGCTAGTAGTACAATTAATCTTTTGGACTCTTTTCTTATTACTTTTTATTCTATTAGAATATGTCTTAAATGATGAATTGAGGGAGAATAACATTAAAGTTAACACTATCAGTAGGTTTGTGTTTGATGCGATAATATTTTATTTTCATTATAAATATCTATCTCGGTTACTTCTTTCGCAAAAAAAATATCTATTGTATATAGCAAGTATTACTGTAATTCTTTTTTTAGCAATATTAGAAGAAATGCTTTTCTATTCTATTTATCTAAAAGGAGGTACTTATAATATTTCTTTAAGTAGCAGATTATTTGTTGAATTTATGACCACATGTGTGCTTATTATTTCAAGCGGTGCAATGTATTTTTCTAGTGAGTGGGTAGACGCAAAGCACAAGGAAGAAATTTTAGAAAAAAATAACTTAAAATTAGAAGGAGAACTCAAGTTTTTAAAAGGACAAATAACGCCTCATTTTCTTTTTAACATATTAAATAGTATTTATTCGTTATCTTATAAAAATAGTCCAAAGGCAGCTCTTATGGTCGACAATCTATCGAAAATAATGAGGTATTTAATTTACGAAGGAGCAAAGAATAGAGTATACCTTAGCAAGGAGATAAAACTAATACAAGATTATATTCGTTTATATGGGACAAGGTTTACCACAGATAATAATATTGATTTTTATCATGAGAATATACTTCCTCATCACAAAATTGCTCCTATGTTATTAATTTCTTTTGTTGAAAATGCTATTAAACATAGCGATATTTATAATAACAAAAATGCTTGGGTAAAACTTGAGTTTATTTTAGAAGACAATACACTATTTTTTACTGCTAAAAATTCTAAACCAACTAATAAAAACAGAATATTATCTAACAATATTGGTAACCAGAATGTTATTAAACAATTACAATATATATACCCAAACGCACATAGTATTGAAATTAAGGATAATATAAATGATTATAACTTAAAATTAACTATAAATTTATGA
- a CDS encoding 7TM domain-containing protein: MLISKSYKLILIIITFLSVGSITYKLLPLSKYIDDFHAENMYHLTQSYYLKNNSNGVFIETYLPVSNDRQRISNYNKQRENKFAENSSDLLPTKKYEGNNVKGIWKTEKNDSYLNIEYKYIFEGKSKTYTIPNTFKPYSNKYDSLLKSDKLIQSNNTEIHKLANSLTKECKNDKEKMHAIFDFVYKMPSAPIITKTDAISALKQNRASCNGKSRLLTALSRTLGYPARIKGGIIMQENQKRTSHAWVEVIIDDKAVPFDALNGHFGFLPANYLELYEGDKSLITRSPGIQFDYNYKIEEKNKIPFLKLSISQINDISPISLGKLIEHKVISVKGLLLLLMLPLGGLVVAFLRNVIGIKTFGVFLPVLIAFSLIETGFVKGILLFVFLILLVGAVTTPFDKLKLLSTPKFVISLTIMVLVMVLGSYLGVSTGASWLTSLTFFPTIILAMSAERFTNLIAEDGFQKATSILFQTLIAVCCCFFLLNNQWVSSILILFPEILMLVIVIAMLLGKYVGFRLTELFRFKKLITIKTRIYA, from the coding sequence ATGTTAATTTCTAAAAGTTATAAGCTTATACTTATAATAATTACTTTTTTATCTGTAGGATCAATAACCTATAAATTATTGCCACTATCGAAATACATCGATGATTTCCATGCTGAAAACATGTATCATTTAACACAAAGTTATTATTTAAAGAACAATAGTAATGGCGTTTTTATAGAGACCTATTTGCCTGTAAGTAATGATCGCCAACGTATAAGCAATTATAATAAACAAAGAGAAAATAAATTTGCTGAAAATAGTTCTGATTTACTACCAACAAAAAAATACGAAGGCAATAATGTAAAAGGTATATGGAAAACCGAAAAAAACGACTCGTATTTAAACATCGAATATAAATACATATTTGAAGGAAAGTCAAAAACGTACACTATACCTAATACCTTTAAACCTTATAGTAATAAATACGATTCTCTTTTAAAGAGCGATAAATTGATACAATCAAACAATACAGAGATTCATAAGCTAGCAAATAGTTTAACAAAAGAATGTAAAAATGATAAAGAAAAGATGCATGCAATTTTCGATTTTGTATACAAAATGCCTTCTGCACCTATTATTACAAAAACAGATGCAATTAGTGCGTTAAAACAGAATCGCGCATCATGCAATGGCAAAAGCAGATTGTTAACTGCGCTCTCTAGAACACTTGGTTATCCCGCAAGAATAAAAGGAGGTATTATAATGCAAGAAAATCAGAAACGCACCTCACATGCATGGGTTGAAGTAATAATTGATGATAAAGCTGTTCCTTTTGATGCACTTAATGGACATTTTGGTTTTTTACCTGCAAATTATTTAGAACTCTACGAAGGTGATAAGTCCCTGATTACGCGTAGTCCTGGAATACAATTTGATTACAATTATAAGATAGAAGAAAAGAACAAAATACCATTTCTAAAATTAAGTATAAGTCAAATAAACGATATTTCTCCAATATCTCTTGGTAAACTAATTGAACATAAAGTTATCTCTGTAAAGGGTTTACTTTTGTTATTAATGCTACCATTAGGTGGTTTAGTTGTTGCTTTTTTAAGAAATGTTATTGGTATAAAAACGTTTGGAGTGTTTTTACCTGTTTTAATTGCATTCTCATTAATAGAGACTGGGTTTGTAAAAGGAATTTTGCTTTTCGTATTTTTAATATTATTAGTAGGAGCTGTAACTACACCTTTTGATAAATTGAAGTTATTAAGCACCCCTAAATTCGTTATTTCACTAACAATAATGGTTTTAGTTATGGTTTTAGGCTCATACTTAGGAGTAAGTACAGGGGCAAGTTGGTTAACTTCTTTAACCTTTTTTCCAACAATAATCCTTGCCATGTCTGCTGAACGTTTTACGAATTTAATAGCAGAAGATGGGTTTCAAAAAGCAACATCTATTCTCTTTCAAACATTAATAGCTGTTTGTTGTTGTTTCTTTCTACTAAACAACCAATGGGTATCTTCTATACTTATTTTATTTCCAGAAATACTAATGTTAGTTATAGTTATAGCAATGTTGCTTGGAAAATACGTTGGATTTCGACTAACTGAATTATTTCGCTTTAAAAAATTAATAACAATAAAAACAAGAATTTATGCTTAA
- a CDS encoding sugar-transfer associated ATP-grasp domain-containing protein yields MLNKIFKIQNPLGVIGINKRNLELIYPNNKKRDYSLADDKVKTKEILHKNNIACAETYAVIKKISEIKQKWESCKRYKALVIKPSNGFGGEGIKVLKKSIDGKWISGGNPISEIKIFQHITSIVSGVFSMTSNDSCLIEECIIPHPFFAEIYGDGVPDFRIITYKGTPVMSMLRMPTSKSNGKANLHQDGVGIGINMLTGKLTQVFDGKRYSDHHPDKPAKVSGKPIPYWDKILQLSIDTAMVFPLHYLGIDIVIDKIKGPQIMEINVRPGLAIQSVNKCGMTKAIKLLVE; encoded by the coding sequence ATGCTTAATAAAATTTTTAAAATACAAAACCCTTTAGGAGTTATAGGTATTAACAAAAGAAATTTAGAATTAATTTATCCAAATAATAAGAAAAGAGATTATTCTCTTGCAGATGATAAAGTAAAAACAAAAGAAATACTTCATAAGAATAATATTGCTTGTGCTGAAACATACGCTGTAATTAAAAAAATAAGCGAGATAAAACAAAAATGGGAATCTTGCAAAAGATATAAAGCACTAGTAATAAAACCTTCTAATGGATTTGGTGGTGAAGGTATTAAGGTTTTAAAAAAATCTATAGATGGCAAATGGATTAGTGGTGGTAATCCGATTTCAGAAATCAAAATATTTCAACATATTACTAGTATTGTTTCAGGTGTATTCTCGATGACCTCAAACGACTCATGTCTTATTGAAGAATGTATAATACCACATCCTTTCTTTGCAGAAATATATGGTGATGGTGTTCCAGATTTTAGAATTATTACCTATAAAGGAACTCCTGTTATGTCTATGCTTAGAATGCCAACATCAAAATCTAATGGAAAAGCAAACTTGCATCAAGATGGAGTTGGTATTGGTATTAATATGCTTACTGGCAAATTAACACAAGTTTTTGATGGTAAAAGATATAGTGATCATCATCCAGATAAACCAGCAAAGGTAAGTGGAAAGCCTATTCCATATTGGGATAAAATATTACAACTCTCTATTGATACTGCTATGGTTTTTCCTTTACATTATTTGGGAATAGATATTGTTATCGATAAAATTAAAGGACCACAAATAATGGAAATCAACGTACGCCCAGGACTAGCAATTCAATCGGTAAACAAATGTGGAATGACTAAAGCTATAAAATTATTAGTAGAGTAA
- a CDS encoding RimK/LysX family protein — protein MKAIFKILILIIFIFKFTISFSQKNKDKEIIGQKVTIKIKGTKTKGAKTKAAKIKFRARVDTGAKTTSINAKNIKKKGKYVKFSIVNRKGKKISITKKIIDERVVFNAEKKEKRIFVYLTLVYKKTSRKVLVDLNDRSTSTYKVLLGRNWLNGKYIVDVSLK, from the coding sequence ATGAAAGCAATCTTTAAAATATTAATCTTAATTATATTTATTTTTAAATTTACAATATCTTTTTCTCAAAAAAATAAAGATAAAGAAATTATAGGGCAAAAAGTAACCATAAAAATTAAAGGAACAAAAACTAAAGGAGCAAAAACTAAAGCAGCAAAAATTAAATTTAGAGCTAGAGTAGATACTGGTGCTAAAACAACATCTATAAACGCGAAAAACATAAAAAAGAAAGGTAAATATGTAAAATTTAGTATTGTAAATAGAAAAGGTAAAAAAATTTCTATAACAAAAAAAATTATCGATGAAAGAGTGGTTTTTAATGCTGAAAAAAAAGAGAAAAGAATCTTTGTTTACTTAACACTAGTATATAAAAAAACTTCTAGAAAAGTCTTAGTTGATTTAAATGACAGATCAACATCAACCTATAAAGTTTTACTTGGCAGAAATTGGCTGAATGGAAAGTATATAGTAGATGTTAGTTTAAAGTAA
- a CDS encoding DUF4258 domain-containing protein, translating into MLVKRIFYYLIGLAIGSVGVYFFWQKKNATFDYGMDARTLKTIRIKSRFFSDDAKNTMQKFDIDTLKISTILTNGDVDFGKSKPRQKPCAEYFVTGKDSLRNVHLYVKRCDSTSTIEKVIVD; encoded by the coding sequence ATGTTAGTAAAGAGAATTTTTTATTATTTAATTGGTTTAGCTATTGGATCTGTGGGAGTTTATTTTTTCTGGCAAAAGAAAAATGCAACTTTCGATTATGGAATGGACGCCAGAACTCTTAAAACAATTCGAATTAAAAGTCGTTTTTTTTCTGATGACGCAAAAAATACAATGCAGAAATTTGATATTGATACTTTAAAAATTTCTACAATTCTAACAAATGGAGATGTAGATTTCGGCAAAAGTAAACCAAGACAAAAGCCTTGTGCAGAATACTTTGTTACTGGAAAAGACAGTTTAAGGAATGTACATTTGTACGTAAAACGTTGCGATTCTACCTCTACTATCGAGAAGGTTATTGTTGATTAA
- a CDS encoding TlpA disulfide reductase family protein: MKYIVTIILLTALFSSCQDKSKNKGYLINGFAENVSDSTKVLLYLYPKTNQIADSTFVINEEFQFKGNLSRPRLAHLRIIESKDDKTFWLENKQINFIGKKGNFSKGKIKGSETQKESEILLKRKDSIFKEMEKLEAKVTEKNRDSLFKIYEKMQNIEIEINNKFIQDYPNSYESLTRLNWSKERMGSEKTAIVFSYLNSDLKSTEEANAIEEFISKNKNLKIGNKFVDIEQSNIYGEITKLSQIHKKYTLIEFWASWCGPCRSFNPELVQQYNLYKDKGFEIFGVSLDTNKEKWRKAIENDGLNWENVSDLKGNSNQAAMIYGVRDIPDNFLIDKSGVIIARFIRGQKLEEKLKELFNNK, translated from the coding sequence ATGAAGTACATCGTAACAATAATTTTACTAACAGCATTATTTTCTTCTTGTCAAGACAAATCTAAAAACAAAGGATATTTAATTAATGGATTTGCAGAAAATGTATCCGACAGCACTAAAGTTTTATTGTACCTCTACCCAAAGACAAATCAAATAGCTGATTCCACATTTGTAATCAATGAAGAATTCCAATTTAAAGGGAATTTAAGCCGTCCAAGATTGGCACATTTAAGAATAATCGAAAGCAAAGATGATAAGACATTTTGGCTTGAGAACAAACAAATAAATTTCATTGGTAAGAAAGGCAACTTTTCTAAAGGAAAAATAAAAGGTTCAGAAACACAGAAAGAATCGGAAATACTTTTAAAAAGAAAAGACTCTATTTTTAAAGAAATGGAAAAGCTCGAAGCAAAGGTTACAGAGAAAAATCGAGATTCCCTTTTTAAGATTTATGAAAAAATGCAAAACATAGAAATTGAAATTAATAATAAGTTCATTCAAGATTATCCCAATTCTTACGAAAGCCTCACTCGCTTAAACTGGTCAAAAGAACGAATGGGAAGTGAAAAAACAGCCATAGTTTTCTCATATTTAAATTCGGACTTAAAATCTACTGAAGAAGCAAATGCAATAGAAGAGTTTATTTCTAAGAATAAAAACTTAAAAATAGGAAACAAATTTGTAGATATTGAACAATCCAATATCTATGGGGAAATCACAAAGCTCTCTCAAATACATAAAAAGTACACTCTCATAGAATTTTGGGCCTCTTGGTGTGGTCCTTGTAGAAGTTTCAATCCAGAACTGGTTCAACAATACAATCTATACAAAGACAAAGGGTTTGAAATTTTCGGAGTATCACTAGATACCAACAAAGAAAAATGGAGAAAAGCCATAGAAAACGATGGTCTTAATTGGGAAAATGTAAGTGATTTAAAAGGAAATAGTAACCAAGCTGCCATGATTTATGGAGTTAGAGATATTCCCGATAATTTCTTGATTGATAAGAGCGGTGTAATCATCGCAAGATTTATAAGGGGACAAAAGTTAGAAGAAAAATTAAAAGAATTATTTAACAATAAATAA